A window of Miscanthus floridulus cultivar M001 chromosome 12, ASM1932011v1, whole genome shotgun sequence genomic DNA:
taagttatactgggataataatccggcagtatagtatgctcacaacaataagtcaagtggtgctgccaaacatattgacacaAAGTAtattgttgtgaaagataaagtctgggatcatgtcataagtcttgagcatataagtatagaaaagatgctcacggatccgctaacaaaaggcttaccacccaacgtgttcagagaatatgtagctagcatgggtttaaaggaaagcctaaaattcctggaaAAAAAGGCTCAAAGATAAGTATTTATTTCAGaatagagtagtgtgttgtagctgttaaatctatcggcaatagaccgtgacgatgagatatgctctatgcgctaatctgtaatggaatgaacaaaagtaaatgatatgaaattgaaaaatagtaatgagatcaagggggggaatgttagttgatctccaccaataggcccaacaacctattgggcccttggatctgcgccctaatcgggggcgcccaaccctaatatggttggtgggcccctgtcgcacagcactataaatagaggagtggggaactgggctCGGATAACGaagttgaccggagccgccgtgACCACTCACagaaacctaatccgatctaacgagaagtgctgccagcgacgagaTGCCCCACCGCACCGCCGTCATCTCTGCATCGCCCCTGCAGTGTCACCACCGGGCTACTGGACCTCGCCTCATCGCCACTGGTCGCCACCACTACGCCGGAGCTACCACGACACCGGCGTCCATGGACCAAATGGTGAACTAGACCAAAAGTACATCAACAGTTTCCCTGTCCAGAAAGAAGCCTACCTCATGATCTAAGTTTTAGAGGCACTGTTGTATCTTACACAGATCACTTACTCTTATGTGGCAAGTTATGCGATTGCTCGGGTGCTGCTGCAATATCGTTAGGACCTGATGGTTGTCTGTATGCACAACGAAATTCTCTCTGTATTGAGAAATTTGATATTAGAAAAAAAATGAGCTAAGAGGACCCGAGCCGTTAGGACCCAATGTTGACGACGCAGCGTGGTTGCCAAAAATCGATCAAACAAATCGGCGTGAGTAGGACCCGAGCCGTCCAGCTCGTTTCAGCCATAAAGGCTTGTAAATTATGCAAGGTGCCAGCGTCACTGCTTGATTGCTCCACCATTGTCCCTTTCGCTTATACTAATCTGATGGCTGTTGTACGCCCGGGTCTCGACCTCGCACGAAAACTGCATGACTGTCTGCCTAGCGTTCCTCCAGGTAGTCGCCACGGGTGAACAGGAATACAGGATGGCACTGGAACATGAGGCTCGAGCCTCCTGTGATGGAATCTCGTGGAAGATGGGACGCGGGATCGTTGGGGCTTCGCTTTCTGTCTCGTGCTGTTGCTGTCCTCATCATACACGAAAAGAGTCCTCAGCTGTTCTGTGCACCAGCAGCACAACAACGGCAGCAGACACTGGTGAGCTGTGCAGACGGTTCTAGCTCGATTCGAACTTGCTGCCTGGTGAAAAGCAACGGAGAAGGGACCTCCAAATACAGCGCTCGTTGCAACTAGCTAGCGATCCGTGTGGTTCCAGACCTGCAGTTTCGATGGTTCAGGAAAGTGCTAGTATGACATGGCGTCATGACAGGGCATTACTACACGCTGTGCTGCCACAAGTTTGTACGCCCTTTTCGTGTCAAAGCGACGAGGGATTCAGCCAATGCTTGCGCACGATACGACATTTAGGTTGCACCTAATCAAGCGCCTGATAACGATCTTAATTAGCAGCTGCCATTAGGTGGTCCTTGCTGCGATGTGCCTCTGCGTGCTGCTTAGTTGTCTCCCTTGTCTGTCCGTGGTATCATTGGCAGCCAAATTGCTGATTGAGCAGTTCTCCATTGGTGGAGAAGCATACTGCGTTGCCAGGCAAAAGataattttaaaaaaattctgcCAAATTTCTATAGCAAGTTTGATTGTTCTCTATCCAGCAATTGAAAACAGAGATGCAAATTCgcaaagaaaataaaagaaaacagaGATACAGAAACTCCTTGTTTGCCAGAGCTCTGAGATTTAGCATGACCACTGTAGAGCGTAGACTTCACAATTCACATTTCCACACTGATGAGGCTCACGCCTGTGCCTCCCTCACCACACATTATCAGGCGCAGACACGAACACATAGACACGCTGACACACatggatcgtcgtcgtcgctgaATGAAGCTTAGCCACTGATTAAATTTAGCCCCAACCCCCGTATTAGGCTCCAGAATTATCTAACCATGATGAGCGCTTTAGTCGGTCGCGGTCGGCAAAATTATAAACCCAGAAACCTCCCTGGCCAGACGCTCGACTTATCTCTGAGCAGAAGAACACTAAAGAATCCAATCATGAAGCAGCCGCCTGTTGCTGTCACGAACCACGACCGTCTCACTCTCTCACCTCCCCTCCTTAAATacctcgcctcgcctcggccACTCTCGTCACAGCAGAAGCGAACTAAGCTAAGAAGCAGAAAGCAAGCAAGTCTCATCAGAGAGAGTAAGTTCATTGGCTAGTGCGAGCAACAATGGCCAAGGACATCGAGGCCGCGGCGGCGCACGAGGGCGGGGAGTACACAGGCAAGGACTACTCGGACCCCCCGCCCGCGCCGCTGGTGGACGCGGAGGAGCTGACCAAGTGGTCGCTGTACCGCGCGGTGATCGCCGAGTTCGTGGCCACGCTGCTGTTCCTCTACATCACGGTGGCCACGGTGATCGGGTACAAGCACCAGACGGACGCGACGGCGAATTCGAGCCCCGACGCGGCGTGCGGCGGCGTCGGCGTCCTCGGCATCGCCTGGGCCTTCGGCGGCATGATCTTCATCCTCGTCTACTGCACCGCGGGGGTGTCGGGGGGCCACATCAACCCGGCCGTCACCTTCGGCCTCTTCCTGGCGCGCAAGGTGTCTCTAGTGCGCGCGCTGCTCTACATCGTCGCGCAGTGCCTCGGCGCCATCTGCGGCGTGGGCCTAGTCAAGGGCTTCCAGAGCGCCTTCTACGTGCGCTACGGCGGCGGCGCCAACGAGCTCAGCGACGGGTACTCCAAGGGCACCGGACTCGCCGCCGAGATCATCGGCACCTTCGTGCTCGTCTACACCGTCTTCTCCGCCACCGACCCTAAGCGCAACGCGCGTGACTCCCACGTCCCAGTAAGTCGTAGCTCTAGCTCGATCGTCAGCGCCTCCCCTCCATTATTGAGCTTCGTTCATCACTGTATATAGTTGTTACTAATGCTTTGCGCTTGTGCTTTTGTTCGTTCATTCAGGTGCTTGCTCCTCTCCCAATTGGGTTCGCGGTGTTCATGGTCCACCTGGCCACCATCCCGATCACCGGCACCGGCATCAACCCGGCCAGGAGCTTGGGCGCTGCTGTCATCTACAACAACGACAAGGCCTGGGATGACCACGTACGTCCTACACACATATATAGAAACACACACTTCTCCTGCTAAAGCTCTACTGATAATGACGGGACATCCTGCCAAAGAATAAATTAAATGCTAATGGCTTACAGGCATGCATGGGCGCCGCTGCCACGAACACTGGCCTAATCTTAATTAACTAATCAAACAAAACTCTATCGCGATATTTCTCAGCCGTAGGTTAATTTACTAGCCAAGAGGAGAGCTAGAACTGATAGATTATTATATATAACAAACTGGAGGCTCAGGAAGTCAGGATAAGGCTCAATGATGATCAGTTAGTTAAGCTGATCAGCAGATGTCACCCAAATTGATTATTAGTATACAGTTCTTTAATTAGTAAGCTACTCACACAGCCACCGTGACATTTTCAGCCACCACTTGATTAAAAACACAATGAAACAAAACACGCAGCCTAATCTCTTCCCAACAACCGCCGCGCCCTTCGACCTAACTCAAAAAACTTTAATCTAGTATGTACCAAAATACCTAAATATAATGTTAGCTTGCCGTCTTACTCTGATCAATTAATAACACCATTTGTAATTTGTATGATCGTATGACAACAATTCATATATATGAAATCGCAACCCACTTGATGAAGTGATCTGCAGAATCAGTTGAGGTGTCTTACATCGATTGCTTGTCCTGTCGTCTGTGATTGCAGTGGATCTTCTGGGTGGGTCCATTCATCGGCGCCGCCATTGCCGCGGCGTATTACCAGTACGTGCTGAGGGCCAGCGCCGCCAAGCTGGGATCATCTGCCTCCTTCAGCCGCTAGATCGAAGGCCTCCCGCCGGACAAAGGACAACCGGAGGCATGAACTGTAGATATATCAGAGGCCGGCCTCCTCTCCTCCACTGCACTCGTGAATGCCTACATGCGTCGTTGGTTGCTTCTAGCCATGCATTATACATGCACGCCTTATGATCAGTTTGCGTCTGTATTTCCACTGCATTTGCTCGCTTTTTCTTCCAAGCTAGTGTGATTGTGCTGTTCTACGTACTTATCCGTGTACGACAAACTGGgcaaaatgaaaaagaaaagataaatgCATATATGTAAAGTTTTTGAAGTACTTGAAGTTGAATGCTTTTGTTGACTCGCTCGTGTCACTGTTGCTGCACGCTGCATATGCCATGTGGAGTGCTGCGCCTAGTCCCTCTTTGGCAACGGCATCACTCCATGAGGCCTCAAATTTCAGAACCATTCAGGGCACCTTTGGAACACAGAATTTTGAGAAGTGggaatagaagaaaaaaaaacgtaGGAATAGAATAACCTTAATCTTGAATCATATTGATTgagaaaatacaaaaaaaaaacttagcaCAAGAAAAACACTGAAACCAATGAGAGAGATATAATGAGAAGGAGTGTGCCGAGTGGCACAAGGATAACTTTCTATGAGATTCAACATCTTAGTACACTACTGGATCcgccgcctttgccgagtgccggccgcactcggcaaaggaacctttgccgtcggcaaaggctttgccgagtacggctctcggcaaagaagtggtcGGCAAAGTGGTCGGCAAaggaatctttgccgagtgccacgtggcaggtactcggcaaaggatttgccgagtgccacaccagcactcggcaaaggtaacgGGCGCCGTCAACTTGAcggcaccctttgccgagtgccgacgtgttaggcactcggcaaaggaatttttttttgaaaaattcttcgccgagtgctgacgtgtcaggcactcgatattttttttttgaaaaattctttgccgagtgctggcactcggcaaaggtttggtcactttgccgagtgccacgccagcactcggcaaagctgggctctGCTGGGAAAAATgcccagctttgtcgagtgctggcactcggcaaagctggaattttttttgtttttttctgttttcttgcATTCTAGACATGCAATTTCACATATATTCATGACAATAAACTAGAATATCACATAAAAATCACATTTCATCATCAAATGACGTCTCAACACGATATAAGTTCATAACatgtccaaaacctgcaagaaaacaacGGCGCGAAGGCCGATAACCacagcggcacgaaggccgacatcacagcagcacgaaggccgacaagtcCACAAGCGGGCAGTAGAGGTACCTAGCTCGACCCGGCGTCCCTAGGGGCCCCAGAGCCCCCACCTTGCTCCCACGGAGACCACCCTGACTGCGGCGCCGCCTGGAACGTCGAGTAGGGCCCGGAGTGCCCCTGCTGCGTCAGTGGAGGAGGAGCGGTACCTAGCCACGTGAAGCCCTGAGTTGGGAAGGTCGGGTGAGCCGGCCACCCGTGCGGTGGAGAAGGGCCTAGTGGAGGGCTGGCACctggaggagtcgggttcgaacccgccgactatTCCTGCACAAAGGACAAGTGATCTCATTAGTACCTGCAGGATGGTCGCACAAGCTAAAGCAACAGgcaatatactcaccggagtcgcTATAGGAGTAGGCACAGGAAAAGGTGGTGGAGCGAAGATCAAGGCAGGGAGCTCGTGCTGCTGCATTCCCGGGATCTAAAGGCCCTGGAAGTAGGCGGCAAAGTCCTGCATCTGACGCTGGTAGTGCTGCGTGACAGCCGCCAGCTGCCGCTGATGGGCCACCGCCATGTTCTCCTGGTTCGTCTGCAACTGTGCGATCTGGGCCTGCAATTTTACACCCGCAAAGTTGATGGTATGTGAAAgcaaggtacatgtgtgtgaacgATGAATGAAACTGCACTTACCTGAAATGCCGAGAACATTTGCGCGTTGCTCGGCTGCCGAGGCGCTATGGGGATGTCGGAGGAGCTCCTAGTCCCGTCTCGTCGAATCTGGATCAGCGTGGGAATAGAGGACGACTCGATGGCGCTGTTGGCCATCCAGTACCggtcgtgctgcttccctcctcccaacctcatcAAGAGGTCCGTGTCCAGGGGGTCGGTGGTGGGGTCGAACGTCTCCCCATGGTGCTGGCGAGCCGCGGAGGTGTACTCGGCGAGCTTGGGGTAGACGCTCACGTTGGTGTACGCGTCGGGCCCGTCCGCCGGGTCATAGACGTTGTCCGCCGCCGTCGCTTTGCCCTTGTGAGCAAGGTCGTACCCCGTGAACTCGTTGACGACCTGTCCACCATGCGACTGGGTCTACGAGGAAAAcacaaacatggttacaagtaATGACAATTGAGCGCTAGAATTAATAGATCAACAGAAGTATACCCATTTTTCCATGAACACTGGGAGGGACTGGTTCCCTTGGTGGTGTGGTGCCCCTCACATCTGCAGGCGGCGCTCCCGACGTTCTCTGCACCTCTGGTACGCCACGTCCGTGGTCCACTCACGCACAATGGCCGCCCAGCAGTCCTTGTAGTTGTCGCACCACCCCGGACACATCTGcatgacatcaagtatttgacatgcCAGAAGATGAATTGAAGTTTCACGGAAGGAATCAGAACGAATGTTTCCTACTTAATTACCTACATGTACTGCGCCTCTGTGAGGTCGGTCTCCCTCTGGAGTATCATCTCCCTGACTTGCGGCTTCTTCACCACCTGGCCAAGCATGTCGGCGTAGTAGCTGATGACGCACTGGAGATGCGCCTCATGGTATAGGTCCTTGAGACGATCTTTGCAGACCGCCTCCTGCACTCGCGCCGCATGCTGCTCTCTCCCCTCCTCGCACATGAAgaagtcctgcacacagacatcatgtatcatttcattgTTTCAAGAACGTCCAATGAATGCATAGTATTGAGAAATGAGGTGCGATGAAAATACTGACCCAGAACTCCCTCTTGATCTTCGCCGCAAGGGTATCGCCGTTGGAGTCCGTGACGCTGGAGAAGTGCTCCCACTTCATGGGCGCCTGTACCTCACCCTTGTGGGTGACGAAGCCAGGGTAGTACTCCCTAATCAGCAGGCCCTAGATGCCATTGATATGGCGTGAATCGCTCCCTCCACTCATAAACGTCCAACTACTGCACGAGTCATTAACAACAATTGTTAGTCTGtagttcgattttcaacatgtcatatgaacaagtagtgaAATCAACAATGGTTACTTATGTCTCACCCACGGGTCGAATCACCGGGCGGCGGGAAGGGAGCGGCCGTGGCTCAGGGAGCGATGAGGGCCCGTGCTGGTAGGGCTTGCTCGAACTTGAGGAAGCCGTCTCGCCTAGTGTCGGCTCgcccccgtcgtcgtcgtcgtcgccgccgccgtcaccggtcgtcgtcgtcgtcgtccccccTTGCAGGGCCTCCTAGAACTACAGCCTCCTCGTCGACGTGCGACGTCCGTTGGCCCCCCCTACTGGTCGACGGCTCCACCAACTGCTCCTCCTTGTCGTCGTCGGCGGCGGTCGCCTGCTCCTCGTGGCGGATCTGGTACTGCGAGCGGACCTGTCGATGTGGCCGCTGCCGCCTTCCGCCcgacattttgtcgagtgcctgcaatgaCAAAGATTAAAACAGTTAGCATAAATAACTGACAAGTACTTGTAAAGAAACATAATTGCAaggtaataataataacaatatagtattacatgaattagaaattatCTCCGCGAACGGCAATATGGCTGGCGTGTAGTCGTCATCACTattgtcgtcatcactatcaatattgtcgagctcTCTTAAGTGTCGggcatcatctccatcgtcctcatcatctccatcgtcatcatcatctacaTCGTCCTCAACTCCATCGCGCTCCATCTGCCATCGCTCAAGGATTCGTAAGTCCTCAGCATCCTGCACCTCATCACCCTCGTCCTCATAGatgtcgttgtctacttccatgcccatgagCGAAAGAATGTCTATCTCCaaactcccttctagcccctcaggttgatagaactcatctttgtttgggtcaaagttgtaatcatcatcgtttgggacaacCGCTTTACCGCGCGGCGAGACCAAGTGCACAAGGCTCCAACCCACAAGCTTCTTGTCTTTTTGGCACGCTCATGGGAGGTAATACACTTGCGTGGCGTGTCGgttagccacaatatagacatcgtctcctttatagttggaatcctgtcgaatttcgacttgcCCAATCTTAAGGTCTTTTTTCGTGACATCAGGATCGaaccaatgacatttgaatacCACTGGCTTAAAAGCTTTGGCACCCTTAAATTTGAGCTCGTATATCTCTTCGACTATGCCGTAATAGTCCTTCTCATCcgtgccgggcgtacgaactccgcTGCACGTGGTTTTTAGGTTGGCCCGACTCTCCTCGTAGGCTCTCGtgcgaaagcgatagccattcacatcataaacgatgaatgacttgaccctacgGGAGAAGCCACCGGCCACCTGTTTCAATTCATCACCCATTTCCGCATTCGTGTGGGCCTGCAAGGTCAGGACAGgtagatcgttacattactcgctcctAGGAGCAAAGTGGAATCTTCTAGGAGAACatagggaggtgctgccgaaactcCGACTCAGACgggagcagaacatggaagctaactcatctacgcatccgcgggctatccaaaaaacgtggacaatccgaaacagatacggtcgtagatatgcaaagacctGCATACCtctgaccgtatctctttcggatgggagatgcctaactgggtgacgagatctacgaccaaggtacgggtataggggttatacctagggtggcggtgatgtGGTGAGGCGACGctatgcaggcagaccggcacggcgcgGGGCTACTCCAGAtccgctcttctctgcaaaacaagAAAATATTATAGATTTAGAAGGTGGATTTGGCTCATTAGAGATGCAGGTAGATAATTTCTGAGTTTATATTTATGATTTTTGACTTATAGTTTATATATCTTTAAGTCTCACTTCTAAAATCTTGCCAGCTTTCCCCAGAGCAAGCAGCTCTTCGCTTAAATAACACAACAAGAGCAAAAGGTGTTTCAAGCTTGTTAACTCCAGGACATGAGAGCTATCCTGATAAATTTTCTATTGATTTTTGACTTATTGTTAGTAATGATATATGATGTGCTAGGATGTTTTTCTCTTTTATCACACTAAGACTTTAGGATCAACTAATATAAGTTGCTAGCAGCTAAAAAAAGCTCTAGCTGATCCAAACAACCAAGCTTATAACAAGCTATTAGCTAGCTCCCTCTAGCTATTGCAGCTTATAAAAAGTTTATTAGACCCAAACAAAGCCTACGCAATTCCTTAATTCCCATGATGCTCATTAACAATCATCAAGTGGTAATATAGTTCAATCAGAAATATTTCTCTCTTAACTTGCTAAATAATCATATAGGATATATCTAATATACTAAGTCATGTACTAAATTATCATATAGGACATATCTAATACAATAAGTCATGTGCTAAATTATCATATAGGATATATCCAATATAATAAGTCATGTCTTATTTTAGATATTTCATTTCTTTCAATAACACATACAAAGTTTGCACTACAACTACAAGCAATATCTGCTAGGCAAGAAATTAGGTGCTCGCCATGAAACTGCTAATATCAGGCAAGAGCTGTGTATGCAGTTGTGGCTGTTCACCAAATGGTACTAGTCAACTATTTGATGAATATATTATTCATCAATAAATTTGTTCCTCTGCAGGTACATAAATTTCTGTTATGCAAATAAAAAGTAGTGCATGTAGATCTAAATAATCAagattatttttctttttctatcacaACTATGCAGTTGATTACTAATATGTCATGTACAATCATGAAAGATTATTGAATGTCATGTCAAGGATCAAGTATCAGCACTGCCCACCTTCCCATATTTATAAGAGACAAAACACAGACAAGGGGTAGCTGTACTTCTTGTTCAAGAAAGTATGGTTCTACATTACATAATTTGTAAATACAACTAAAAATCTGTCTATTTAAGTGCCTCACTAAATTATAGCATCTCTACTGATATAAACCATGTAGCAGTTATATACATACAGTAATTTAGAACTTATAAGTCAGCCAATAACAAAGACTAGAAATTCTGGAGCCTTTGATGATCAAGGTATAACCATTTTAACTCATTGGTATACACGCTGATATCTTTTTTGAAAATACAGGAGGGGTTTCCCCCCTGCTTGTTAAATATTAAAATAAGTAGAAAGAAGAGTGTGTGCGGCAAAATCGAGAGCCGCACCGAGCCGAGAGCAAAAGCGTGCGTCGCGTCGTAGTACCTTGTCGAGGAGGAAGGTGGCGCACGCGACCGCTCTCCTAGGACGCCGGCAGCCGGGGGCGGAGCTCGCGGTACACGACGACGACGGGGAAGCTCGGGGCGGCGGGGACCTCGAGGACGGCGGCCGGCTGCTCGGGGGCAGAGCTCGGGGACGGCGGCCGGCTGCTCGGGGGCGGAGCTCGGGGCGCGGGGTCGGCAAGGTGGGGCTGGAGGTGGGAGGACAGGGCGGCAGAGGGCGTGCCGCGCgacgggcggcggcggctggccgcgcggacggcggcggcgcgcgcgtgcgAGCGTGGCGGGCGCGGAGGAGCTCTAGCGGGCGCGGAGGAGCTCGGGCGGCCGGAGCGGCGGTGGCGCAGAGGAgctcgagcggcggcggcggcgcagggagCTTGGGGAGAGGTGGGCGCGGGTGGGTGTGAGGAGATAGGGTTTCGGTTTGGGCCGGTGGGCCTTTTTCAttaagggcctttgccgagtgctcctgacccggcactcggcaaaggtgtatttttatttttttaataaaatcctttgccgtgtgccacgtgggctggcactcagcaaaggcctctttgccgagtgccaggtgggccggcactcggcaaagtcctctttgccgagtgccaaccctagcactcggcaaagtgtaatttttttttatttttcttcccaAATTTTTTGTGGGGCCTTAATACAGTAACTACATCTCAACTTCAAATTTTGGGACAATGTTGACTTTTTGtgctatatttcttcaattatttttgtttcgttgaatttttctgacaactccaaatttgaactgcaggtacatgaaataatggaatttggtcattccaAAAATGGTAGTAATGATGTTCGGCGTacgttgaggccgtatccaggacctCGCATGAAGTTACGACCATGTTAGTGTCGTAACATGATGAGTTAC
This region includes:
- the LOC136496620 gene encoding aquaporin PIP2-5, with the protein product MAKDIEAAAAHEGGEYTGKDYSDPPPAPLVDAEELTKWSLYRAVIAEFVATLLFLYITVATVIGYKHQTDATANSSPDAACGGVGVLGIAWAFGGMIFILVYCTAGVSGGHINPAVTFGLFLARKVSLVRALLYIVAQCLGAICGVGLVKGFQSAFYVRYGGGANELSDGYSKGTGLAAEIIGTFVLVYTVFSATDPKRNARDSHVPVLAPLPIGFAVFMVHLATIPITGTGINPARSLGAAVIYNNDKAWDDHWIFWVGPFIGAAIAAAYYQYVLRASAAKLGSSASFSR